A region from the Acomys russatus chromosome 20, mAcoRus1.1, whole genome shotgun sequence genome encodes:
- the Zscan30 gene encoding zinc finger and SCAN domain-containing protein 30: MFREVTALACDASKGQNGLGFVKVEEQHNVWRQDFALRGDLQSQEAFRQQFRQFGYSDFTGPREALNQLQKLCQQWLRPEEHSKEQILELLVLEQFVAILPLELQAWVREHRPGNGEEAVTLLEELEREFDEPRQQDTAHGQEMICREMTLMGTPKFLSSPLQSLENRCRSESQEAQVFHERDEMMMMTDKVLTAKQEISECVASVAMASPGRLPRETSPVQTIEQTMGCLDNSEKQRGSDDTSNNMSQLSSQESYLSLAACNKTPTEQNIFECNGSEGILSLNLHGTTWPRTHTGKLLYECVDCGKAFCHRSKLIRHQRSHTGERPYACKECGKAFGFRTDLVRHQRIHSGEKPYKCCDCGKAFRGSSGLIRHRRIHTGEKPYGCDKCGKAFSQSSTLIQHKKIHSGDKACECTECGKAFRRRSVLSEHQRIHTGEKPYGCNECEKSFNQSSALTQHQRTHSGEKPYECNECGKIFRHRPGLMQHQRTHTRVQLSG, encoded by the exons ATGTTTAGAGAGGTCACAGCCTTGGCCTGTGATGCTTCAAAAGGACAGAATGGACTTGGCTTTGTGAAAGTTGAAGAACAGCATAATGTTTGGAGGCAGGACTTCGCTCTTCGGGGAGACCTCCAGAGCCAGGAGGCCTTCCGTCAGCAGTTCAGACAGTTTGGCTACTCGGACTTCACTGGGCCCCGGGAGGCTCTGAACCAACTGCAGAAGCTCTGCCAGCAgtggctgaggccagaggagcacTCCAAAGAGCAGATCCTGGAGctgctggtgctggagcagttCGTGGCCATCCTGCCTCTGGAGCTGCAGGCCTGGGTGCGCGAGCACAGGCCGGGGAATGGAGAGGAGGCCGTGACTCTGCtcgaggagctggagagagaattTGATGAACCCAGGCAGCAG GACACAGCTCATGGCCAAGAAATGATCTGCAGAGAAATGACACTCATGGGAACACCGAAGTTCCTGAGTAGCCCGCTGCAGTCCTTGGAGAACCGCTGCAGGAGTGAATCCCAGGAGGCCCAGGTTTTCCATGAGAGAGATGAG atgatgatgatgactgacAAAGTATTGACAGCAAAGCAAGAAATTAGTGAATGTGTTGCATCAGTGGCCATGGCATCTCCAGGAAGACTTCCTAGAGAAACTTCTCCAGTACAGACAATTGAACAAACTATGGGATGTCTGGACAACAGTGAGAAGCAAAGAGGAAGTGATGATACAAGCAACAATATGAGCCAGCTTTCTTCCCAGGAAAGCTATTTAAGTTTGGCAGCCTGTAACAAAACCCCTACAGAACAGAACATCTTTGAGTGTAATGGAAGTGAAGGAATTCTTAGTCTAAACTTACACGGTACTACatggcccagaactcacacagGGAAACTGCTCTATGAGTGCGTGGATTGTGGGAAAGCTTTTTGCCATAGGTCAAAGCTGATCAGACATCAGAGAAGTCATACTGGGGAGAGACCTTACGCATGTAaagaatgtggaaaagcctttggtTTCAGGACAGACCTTGTTAGACATCAGAGAATCCACAGTGGTGAAAAGCCCTATAAGTGTTGTGACTGTGGAAAAGCTTTCAGGGGCAGCTCAGGGCTCATCAGGCATAGGAGAATTCATACGGGAGAGAAGCCTTACGGCTGTGAtaaatgtgggaaagccttcagccaGAGCTCTACTCTTATTCAGCATAAGAAGATCCACAGTGGAGACAAAGCCTGTGAGTGTACTGAATGTGGTAAGGCTTTTAGGAGAAGGTCTGTTCTCTCGGaacatcaaagaatccatactggagagaagccttatGGGTGTAATGAATGTGAAAAATCCTTTAATCAAAGCTCAGCCCTCACCCAGCACCAAAGAACGCACTCTGGAGAGAAGCCTTATGAatgtaatgaatgtgggaaaaTATTTAGGCACAGGCCAGGCCTTATGCAGCATCAAAGAACACATACCAGAGTTCAACTCTCCGGGTAA